The Streptomyces phaeolivaceus genome has a window encoding:
- a CDS encoding dihydrolipoyl dehydrogenase family protein, whose translation MTDTENTDTEHADDTAEATTTEYDVVVLGAGPVGENVADRTRAAGLSTAVVESELVGGECSYWACMPSKALLRPAIARADARRVPGLRQLVDGPLDAAEVLAHRDYETSHWKDDGQIGWLDSIGVAFHRGHGRLAGPRRVIVDAADGGRHVLTARHAVVVSTGSRALLPDLPGLAQVKPWTSREATSAQAVPGRLIVVGGGVVAVEMATAWRSLGSEVTLLVRGKGLLPRMEPFAGELIAEALVEAGADVRTGTSVTAVSRENGTVVALTDTGDRLEADEILFATGRAPRTEDIGLDTVGLESGAWLSVDDSLRVTGSDWLYGVGDVNHRALLTHQGKYQARIAGAAIAARAAGVPILESDPWGAHAATADHAAVPQVVFTDPEAGAVGLSLAEAEQAGLRVRAVDVEFSSVAGAGLYADGYRGRARMIVDLDRETLVGVTFVGPAVGELVHSATVAVAGEVPIGRLWHAVPSYPTISEVWLRLLEAYRG comes from the coding sequence ATGACGGATACGGAGAACACCGATACGGAACACGCCGACGACACGGCGGAAGCCACGACGACCGAGTACGACGTGGTGGTGCTCGGTGCCGGACCCGTGGGGGAGAACGTCGCCGACCGCACCCGCGCGGCCGGGCTGTCGACCGCGGTCGTGGAGAGCGAACTGGTCGGCGGCGAGTGCTCGTACTGGGCGTGCATGCCCAGCAAGGCCCTGCTGCGCCCCGCGATCGCCCGCGCCGACGCCCGCCGCGTCCCCGGCCTGCGCCAGCTCGTCGACGGCCCGCTGGACGCAGCCGAGGTCCTCGCGCACCGCGACTACGAGACCTCCCACTGGAAGGACGACGGCCAGATCGGCTGGCTGGACAGCATCGGGGTGGCGTTCCACCGGGGCCACGGCCGCCTCGCCGGACCCCGCCGGGTGATCGTGGACGCCGCCGACGGCGGGCGCCACGTCCTCACCGCCCGGCACGCCGTGGTCGTCTCCACCGGCAGCCGCGCGCTCCTGCCCGACCTGCCGGGACTGGCCCAGGTCAAGCCCTGGACCAGCCGTGAGGCCACCAGCGCCCAGGCGGTCCCCGGCCGGCTGATCGTCGTCGGCGGCGGTGTCGTCGCCGTCGAGATGGCCACCGCCTGGCGCTCCCTCGGCTCCGAGGTCACCCTCCTCGTCCGCGGCAAGGGCCTGCTGCCCCGGATGGAGCCCTTCGCCGGGGAACTGATCGCCGAGGCGCTCGTCGAGGCGGGCGCGGACGTCCGCACCGGTACGTCCGTGACGGCCGTGTCCCGGGAGAACGGCACCGTGGTGGCCCTCACCGACACCGGCGACCGGCTGGAGGCCGACGAGATCCTCTTCGCCACCGGCCGCGCCCCGCGCACCGAGGACATCGGCCTCGACACCGTCGGCCTGGAGTCCGGCGCGTGGCTGTCCGTGGACGACAGCCTCCGGGTGACGGGCAGCGACTGGCTGTACGGGGTCGGCGACGTCAACCACCGGGCGCTCCTCACCCATCAGGGCAAGTACCAGGCCCGGATCGCCGGGGCCGCCATCGCCGCCCGCGCGGCCGGGGTGCCGATCCTGGAGAGCGACCCGTGGGGCGCCCACGCGGCCACCGCCGACCACGCCGCCGTCCCCCAGGTCGTCTTCACCGACCCCGAGGCCGGCGCCGTCGGCCTCTCCCTCGCCGAGGCCGAGCAGGCCGGGCTCCGGGTCCGCGCGGTCGACGTCGAGTTCTCCTCCGTCGCGGGCGCGGGCCTGTACGCCGACGGCTACCGGGGCCGCGCCCGCATGATCGTCGACCTGGACCGCGAGACCCTCGTCGGCGTCACCTTCGTCGGCCCCGCCGTCGGCGAACTCGTCCACTCCGCCACCGTCGCCGTCGCCGGGGAGGTCCCGATCGGGCGCCTGTGGCACGCGGTGCCCTCGTACCCGACGATCAGCGAGGTGTGGCTGCGGCTGCTGGAGGCGTACCGGGGCTGA
- a CDS encoding peptide deformylase — translation MASEHPTTDEDPTAGEYPAASARPTASARPTASAPPTASAPDRIASRPLSDRVEELLAHEGPLPIVAAGDPVLRRTAEPFDGQLDLGLLARFVAALRATMHAAPGVGLAAPQVGVSLRIAVIEDPAPVPEEVRLARGRVPQPFRVLVNPAYEAVGSFRDAFFEGCLSVPGWQAVVARHAKVRLRALDEHGRAVDEEFSGWPARIVQHETDHLNGTLYLDHAELRSLSSNQAMADRWNDPIPARAARELGFLLPE, via the coding sequence ATGGCTTCCGAACACCCGACGACTGACGAAGACCCGACCGCTGGCGAGTACCCGGCGGCTTCCGCGCGGCCGACGGCTTCCGCGCGGCCGACGGCCTCCGCACCGCCGACGGCCTCCGCACCCGATCGCATCGCGTCCCGTCCCCTGAGCGACCGGGTGGAGGAGCTCCTCGCCCATGAGGGGCCGCTGCCGATCGTCGCCGCGGGCGATCCGGTGCTGCGCCGTACCGCCGAACCCTTCGACGGGCAGCTGGACTTGGGGCTCCTGGCCCGGTTCGTCGCCGCCCTGCGCGCCACCATGCACGCGGCCCCGGGCGTCGGGCTCGCCGCACCCCAGGTCGGGGTGTCGCTGCGGATCGCGGTGATCGAGGATCCCGCGCCGGTCCCGGAGGAGGTCCGGCTCGCCCGGGGCCGGGTGCCGCAGCCGTTCCGGGTCCTGGTCAATCCGGCGTACGAGGCGGTCGGGTCGTTCCGTGACGCGTTCTTCGAGGGCTGTCTGAGCGTGCCGGGCTGGCAGGCCGTGGTGGCCCGGCACGCCAAGGTGCGGCTGCGGGCGCTCGACGAGCACGGGCGGGCGGTGGACGAGGAGTTCTCGGGGTGGCCCGCCCGGATCGTCCAACACGAGACGGACCACCTGAACGGAACGCTCTACCTCGACCACGCCGAGTTGCGTTCGCTCTCCTCGAACCAGGCGATGGCCGACCGCTGGAACGATCCGATCCCGGCCAGGGCCGCGCGGGAGCTGGGCTTCCTGCTCCCCGAGTAG